In Deferribacter desulfuricans SSM1, the following are encoded in one genomic region:
- a CDS encoding electron transfer flavoprotein subunit alpha/FixB family protein codes for MKVLLVAEYREKELLESTYELATFADKLGAEKVWFAAGYNDNLPKVAGKLYLADANKYGEYNPDVHKNLILQVVEKENPDYVVFVHSSYGWDLAPRVAASLKIGQVSEIVDVVDGTFVVPACNAKLRRFVKPATGKGVLTIQAGAFQPAEPNGEPEVEELTLDTADSALGFVGYEEAEAKSVDLTKAEIIVSAGRGVGKPDNIPVIEELAKALGGELGASRPVVDAGWVDHSRQVGTTGQTVAPKLYVACGISGAIQHLAGMKKSEFVLAINTDKDAPIGEVADVLVVADVMQFVPALTEKIKSMK; via the coding sequence ATGAAAGTATTACTTGTTGCTGAATATAGAGAAAAAGAACTTTTAGAGTCAACTTATGAGTTGGCTACTTTTGCAGATAAGCTTGGAGCAGAAAAGGTATGGTTTGCAGCAGGTTATAATGATAACTTACCTAAAGTGGCTGGTAAATTGTATTTGGCTGATGCGAATAAGTATGGGGAATACAACCCAGATGTTCATAAAAATTTAATATTGCAAGTTGTTGAAAAAGAAAATCCTGATTATGTTGTTTTTGTTCATTCATCATATGGTTGGGATTTAGCTCCAAGGGTTGCTGCTAGTTTAAAAATTGGTCAGGTATCTGAAATAGTAGATGTTGTTGATGGAACTTTTGTAGTTCCAGCTTGTAATGCTAAGTTGAGAAGATTTGTAAAGCCAGCAACTGGAAAAGGTGTTTTGACTATACAGGCTGGTGCTTTTCAACCTGCTGAGCCAAATGGTGAACCAGAGGTTGAAGAATTAACATTAGATACTGCTGATTCAGCTTTGGGGTTTGTTGGGTATGAAGAAGCTGAAGCTAAAAGTGTAGATTTAACAAAGGCTGAGATTATTGTAAGTGCAGGTAGAGGCGTAGGAAAACCAGATAATATCCCTGTGATTGAAGAGCTTGCTAAAGCTCTTGGTGGGGAGCTTGGTGCAAGCCGTCCAGTAGTAGATGCTGGTTGGGTAGATCATTCTAGACAGGTTGGTACAACTGGTCAGACAGTTGCTCCTAAGCTTTATGTTGCTTGCGGTATTTCTGGTGCTATCCAGCATTTGGCTGGTATGAAAAAATCTGAGTTTGTATTAGCAATTAATACTGATAAAGATGCTCCAATCGGTGAAGTAGCTGATGTATTGGTTGTAGCTGATGTTATGCAATTTGTTCCAGCTTTAACAGAAAAAATCAAATCTATGAAATAA
- a CDS encoding electron transfer flavoprotein subunit beta/FixA family protein, which produces MKILVCIKQVPDMESKFKVDSEGKWYDQTDLAYRMNEYDEYAVEQAVRLKEQVKDADITVLSIGPERVKEAIKKALAMGCDRGVHIKDDEDYKKDPYQKANIVYEFAKDKGFDIIFTGMQSQDRGSGQFGVILAELLGIPAVTTIVGFEYADGVVTAKRELEGGKKAIVKVKLPALFTCQLGLNEPRYPTLPNIMKAKKKELLTHDVSEFLKDEALVETVKVDYPEKKGGALILEGDIADLVEKTVQILKEKTSVL; this is translated from the coding sequence ATGAAAATTCTTGTATGTATTAAGCAGGTTCCTGATATGGAATCAAAGTTTAAAGTTGATAGTGAAGGTAAATGGTATGATCAGACAGATTTAGCTTATCGTATGAATGAATATGATGAATATGCTGTTGAACAGGCAGTAAGACTAAAAGAGCAGGTAAAAGATGCTGATATCACAGTTTTGTCTATTGGTCCAGAAAGGGTAAAAGAGGCAATCAAAAAAGCATTGGCAATGGGTTGTGATAGAGGTGTTCACATCAAAGATGATGAAGATTATAAAAAAGACCCATATCAAAAAGCAAATATAGTATACGAATTTGCTAAAGATAAAGGTTTTGATATTATTTTTACTGGGATGCAATCTCAAGATAGAGGTAGTGGACAGTTTGGCGTAATTTTGGCTGAATTATTAGGTATTCCTGCTGTTACAACTATTGTTGGTTTTGAGTATGCTGATGGTGTTGTAACAGCTAAAAGGGAACTTGAGGGTGGTAAGAAAGCAATTGTAAAAGTAAAACTCCCAGCACTCTTTACATGTCAATTAGGTTTAAATGAACCAAGATACCCAACTCTACCAAATATTATGAAAGCTAAGAAGAAAGAGCTTCTTACACATGATGTAAGTGAATTTTTGAAAGATGAGGCATTGGTGGAAACTGTGAAAGTGGATTATCCTGAGAAGAAGGGTGGTGCACTTATTTTAGAAGGGGATATTGCAGACTTAGTTGAAAAAACTGTTCAGATTTTAAAAGAGAAAACTTCAGTTTTATAA
- a CDS encoding heterodisulfide reductase-related iron-sulfur binding cluster — MFEATREIYWNVGHGVLIPMYLFAIIAIGILVYGFKKRLELYKIGRPLNRFDNKAERFQFMLKNVIGQIKVLRVPGPGIAHALFFWGFLLLTIGTTLVFLQADILHPLLGIKFLKGAFYKLFSLTLDIAGLIAILMMIGLFVRRFFVKPEGLETSKDDYIMHGLLFAILITGFLIEGVRMAATELKVNPSLAVWSPIGLMVAKMFSGMNESSLLSLHIGLWWIHMFLAFGFIASIPYIKFRHIFTTSANYFFNDFRQKGSIDTIDLENEEAESFGVSKVNEFTWKDIFDSDACTKCKRCQDRCPAYNTGKPLSPMKLILDIGEAAVNGAETNVIEKISTDVIWSCTTCRACQEICPANNEHVNKIIEMRRNLVLMEGEFPGEEVMMAMNNVEVNGNPMGLGFASRGDWAEGLDVKVMSEDSDVDILYFVGCYASFDKRNQQVAKSFIKLCNAAGIKVGILGKEEKCCGEPVRKMGNEYLYQMVAMENIETIKSYNVKKIVTTCPHCFNTLGRDYKDLGFDIEVEHYTTFLRRLINDGKLKIKPVSFECTYHDSCYIGRYMDIFEEPREVLKAAGGNIKEMSKNRLESFCCGAGGGRIIAEESIGEKISVKRVKMAEETGANMLVSNCPFCLTMFEDGVKMAELDEKLKPRDLAELLVERLES, encoded by the coding sequence ATGTTTGAAGCAACGAGAGAAATATATTGGAATGTTGGGCATGGCGTTTTAATCCCTATGTACTTATTTGCTATTATTGCAATAGGGATACTTGTTTACGGTTTTAAGAAAAGATTAGAATTATACAAAATTGGGAGACCTTTAAACAGGTTTGATAATAAAGCTGAAAGATTCCAATTTATGCTTAAAAACGTGATTGGGCAGATTAAAGTTTTAAGAGTTCCTGGCCCTGGTATAGCACATGCTCTATTTTTCTGGGGATTTTTACTCCTTACCATTGGTACAACATTGGTATTTTTACAAGCAGATATATTGCACCCGCTTTTAGGTATTAAATTTTTAAAGGGTGCTTTTTACAAGTTATTTTCACTCACTTTAGATATTGCTGGGTTAATAGCTATTTTAATGATGATAGGACTCTTTGTAAGAAGATTTTTCGTAAAACCAGAAGGTTTGGAAACTTCAAAAGATGATTATATTATGCATGGATTACTTTTTGCCATTCTAATTACAGGTTTTCTGATAGAAGGGGTTAGAATGGCTGCTACAGAATTGAAAGTAAATCCATCATTAGCTGTATGGTCTCCAATCGGATTGATGGTTGCTAAAATGTTTAGCGGGATGAATGAATCCTCACTCCTTTCCTTACATATAGGGCTTTGGTGGATTCATATGTTTTTAGCTTTCGGTTTTATAGCATCTATCCCATATATAAAATTTAGACATATATTTACTACTAGTGCTAACTACTTTTTTAATGATTTTAGACAAAAAGGGAGTATTGATACTATCGATTTAGAAAATGAAGAGGCAGAAAGTTTTGGTGTTTCAAAGGTAAATGAGTTTACATGGAAGGATATTTTTGATTCTGATGCCTGCACTAAATGTAAAAGATGTCAGGATAGATGTCCAGCATACAACACTGGTAAACCTTTGAGCCCTATGAAATTAATTTTGGATATTGGCGAAGCGGCTGTTAATGGTGCTGAAACAAACGTAATAGAAAAGATTTCCACAGATGTTATCTGGTCATGTACAACTTGTCGTGCTTGTCAGGAGATTTGTCCAGCCAATAATGAGCATGTCAATAAGATTATTGAGATGAGAAGAAACCTTGTTTTGATGGAGGGTGAATTTCCTGGTGAAGAAGTAATGATGGCTATGAACAATGTGGAAGTAAATGGTAACCCAATGGGGCTTGGTTTTGCTTCTAGAGGGGATTGGGCTGAAGGTTTAGATGTTAAAGTAATGAGCGAAGATTCTGATGTGGATATCTTATATTTTGTTGGTTGTTATGCATCATTTGATAAAAGGAATCAGCAGGTTGCAAAAAGTTTTATAAAGCTTTGTAATGCTGCGGGCATAAAAGTTGGTATTTTAGGAAAAGAAGAGAAATGTTGTGGCGAACCAGTAAGAAAGATGGGTAATGAGTATCTGTATCAAATGGTTGCCATGGAGAATATTGAAACTATTAAAAGTTATAATGTGAAGAAAATAGTTACTACATGCCCTCACTGCTTCAATACATTGGGTAGAGATTACAAAGACTTAGGATTTGATATTGAAGTTGAGCATTATACAACATTTTTAAGAAGATTAATCAACGATGGTAAACTTAAAATTAAACCAGTTTCATTCGAATGTACATACCACGATTCTTGCTATATCGGAAGATACATGGATATCTTTGAAGAGCCAAGAGAGGTTTTAAAAGCAGCTGGTGGAAATATAAAAGAGATGAGTAAAAACAGGTTAGAAAGTTTCTGTTGTGGTGCTGGTGGTGGTAGAATAATCGCTGAAGAGAGCATAGGTGAAAAGATTAGTGTAAAAAGGGTTAAAATGGCGGAAGAAACTGGTGCAAATATGCTTGTTTCAAACTGTCCATTCTGTCTTACAATGTTTGAAGATGGCGTAAAAATGGCTGAACTTGATGAAAAACTTAAACCAAGGGATTTGGCAGAATTATTAGTAGAAAGATTAGAAAGCTAA
- a CDS encoding acyl-CoA dehydrogenase: MNFELTQDHKVLQDTLRDFVKNEIAPIAADIDKNHEIPADLVKKIGEMGFLGTYIPEEYGGAGLDYFSYIMTVEEVSKACASTGVMISAHTSLAADPILQFGNEEQKKKYLPPLATGERIGCIMLTEPEAGSDVANISTTYRDEGDHYVVNGSKIFITNGAFRGISVLFATKDKNLKHKGLSAFILDLESEGVEILKNEEKLGIRGSYTTAFALDNVKIPKENLLGNEGDGFKIAMETLNGGRIGIAAQALGIAEGAFEKCLSYVQERKQFGKPLAAFQAIQFKLADMATRIEASKLITYKAAWLKDMKKTNAIESAMAKMYASETATFVTKEAVQIHGGYGYICEYEVERMFRDAKITEIYEGTNEVQRIVISKMLLK, encoded by the coding sequence ATGAATTTTGAATTAACACAAGACCACAAAGTATTGCAGGACACATTAAGAGATTTTGTAAAAAATGAAATAGCTCCAATTGCTGCTGATATTGATAAAAATCATGAGATTCCAGCAGATTTAGTAAAAAAGATAGGGGAAATGGGATTTTTAGGAACTTATATACCTGAAGAATACGGTGGAGCTGGATTAGATTATTTCTCTTATATTATGACTGTGGAAGAGGTTTCAAAAGCTTGTGCATCTACAGGTGTAATGATTTCTGCACATACATCACTTGCTGCAGACCCAATTTTACAGTTTGGAAATGAAGAACAGAAGAAAAAATATTTACCACCTTTGGCAACCGGAGAAAGAATTGGTTGTATTATGCTAACAGAGCCAGAAGCAGGTAGTGATGTTGCTAATATATCTACCACATACAGAGATGAAGGTGACCATTATGTAGTAAATGGAAGTAAAATATTTATTACTAACGGTGCATTTAGAGGAATAAGCGTCCTTTTTGCTACAAAAGATAAAAATCTAAAACATAAAGGATTGTCTGCATTTATTTTAGATTTGGAAAGTGAAGGTGTTGAGATTCTTAAAAATGAGGAAAAGTTAGGAATTAGAGGTAGTTATACTACAGCATTTGCACTTGATAATGTGAAAATACCAAAAGAGAATCTTTTAGGAAATGAAGGTGATGGATTTAAGATTGCTATGGAAACATTAAATGGTGGTAGAATAGGTATTGCTGCTCAGGCCTTAGGTATAGCTGAGGGTGCATTTGAAAAATGTTTGAGTTATGTTCAGGAGAGAAAACAGTTTGGCAAGCCTTTGGCTGCTTTTCAGGCTATTCAATTTAAGCTTGCTGATATGGCAACAAGAATTGAGGCAAGCAAACTGATTACTTATAAAGCAGCATGGCTGAAGGATATGAAGAAAACTAATGCGATAGAGTCTGCAATGGCAAAAATGTATGCATCTGAAACAGCTACATTTGTGACTAAAGAAGCTGTTCAAATACATGGTGGCTATGGTTATATCTGCGAATACGAAGTGGAAAGAATGTTTAGGGATGCAAAAATTACTGAGATTTATGAAGGAACAAATGAGGTTCAAAGAATCGTAATTTCTAAAATGCTCTTAAAATAA
- a CDS encoding enoyl-CoA hydratase/isomerase family protein codes for MEYNNLKVEIKDSVALLTVSRPKVLNALNSEVLKELECAFYELENNSDVKVVVVTGDCEKAFVAGADIKEMANMNAIEAESFAKKGHALIRFVRNMSKPVIAAVNGYALGGGFELALACDIIYASKNAKFGFPEVTLGIMPGFGGTQNLVRVCGEKIANELIFTGKMIDAQKAKEIGAVVEVFEDKEMLINSVMETANKIASNGPIGVAYAKKAILTGVNLPLSEALDLEASLFGILFSTEDQKEGMKAFVEKRKAEFKGK; via the coding sequence ATGGAATATAACAATTTAAAAGTAGAAATAAAAGATAGTGTGGCACTTTTGACAGTTAGCAGGCCAAAGGTTTTAAACGCTTTAAACAGCGAGGTTTTAAAAGAGTTAGAATGTGCTTTTTATGAATTAGAAAATAACAGTGATGTAAAGGTGGTTGTTGTTACTGGTGATTGTGAAAAGGCATTTGTTGCTGGTGCTGATATCAAAGAGATGGCAAATATGAATGCTATCGAAGCTGAATCTTTTGCTAAAAAAGGGCATGCTTTAATAAGATTTGTAAGAAATATGTCAAAACCTGTTATTGCTGCAGTTAATGGTTATGCATTAGGTGGTGGTTTTGAGTTGGCTTTGGCGTGTGATATCATATATGCATCAAAAAATGCAAAATTTGGATTTCCTGAAGTTACTTTAGGAATTATGCCTGGCTTTGGTGGCACTCAGAATTTGGTTAGAGTTTGTGGAGAAAAAATAGCAAACGAGCTTATTTTTACAGGTAAAATGATTGATGCACAAAAAGCTAAAGAGATTGGTGCTGTAGTGGAAGTGTTTGAAGATAAAGAGATGTTGATAAATAGTGTTATGGAAACTGCTAATAAAATCGCTTCAAATGGCCCAATAGGTGTTGCATATGCAAAAAAAGCTATCTTGACAGGAGTTAATTTGCCACTTTCAGAAGCGTTAGATTTGGAAGCTTCTTTGTTTGGTATCCTTTTTAGCACTGAAGACCAAAAAGAAGGGATGAAGGCTTTTGTTGAGAAAAGAAAAGCAGAATTTAAAGGAAAATAA
- a CDS encoding 3-hydroxybutyryl-CoA dehydrogenase, translating into MKVGVIGAGQMGSGIAHVLSQHGNEVYLYDVSNEQLKKALVNIEKNMMRQAKKGVFEESRIAEFLSNIKTIESLEDIKDAEFVIEAATENEDIKLDLFRKLDEITDQNTILATNTSSISITKIAAVTKRPEKVIGMHFMNPVPVMKLVEIIKGLATDDDTFNKTVELAKSLGKEVAVASDYAGFIVNRILIPMINEAIFAHFEGVASIEDIDKAMKLGTNQPMGPFELADFIGLDTVLAIMEVLYNEFKYDKYRPCPLLVNMVRSGRLGRKTGRGFYDYTK; encoded by the coding sequence ATGAAAGTTGGGGTTATTGGTGCAGGACAGATGGGCTCGGGTATTGCCCATGTATTATCTCAGCATGGTAATGAGGTTTATCTTTACGATGTGAGTAATGAACAGTTGAAAAAGGCTCTTGTAAATATTGAAAAAAATATGATGAGACAGGCAAAAAAAGGTGTTTTTGAAGAGAGTAGAATTGCTGAATTTTTATCAAATATTAAAACAATTGAATCACTTGAAGATATTAAAGATGCTGAGTTTGTAATAGAGGCAGCAACTGAAAATGAAGATATAAAGCTTGATTTATTTAGAAAGCTTGATGAAATTACAGACCAAAATACTATTTTGGCTACAAATACATCATCGATTTCAATAACTAAAATTGCAGCAGTTACTAAAAGACCTGAAAAGGTTATCGGTATGCATTTTATGAACCCTGTTCCTGTTATGAAATTGGTTGAAATAATAAAAGGGCTTGCAACAGATGATGATACTTTTAATAAAACTGTGGAGTTGGCAAAGTCGCTTGGGAAAGAGGTCGCTGTAGCTTCAGATTATGCCGGGTTTATAGTGAATCGTATTTTAATCCCAATGATAAATGAAGCTATTTTTGCTCATTTTGAGGGTGTTGCATCCATTGAGGATATAGACAAGGCTATGAAGCTAGGTACAAATCAGCCAATGGGGCCATTTGAGCTGGCAGATTTTATAGGGCTTGATACTGTTTTGGCAATAATGGAAGTTTTATACAATGAATTTAAGTATGATAAATACAGGCCATGCCCATTGCTTGTGAATATGGTTAGATCAGGTAGGCTTGGGAGGAAAACTGGGAGAGGATTTTACGATTATACAAAGTAG
- a CDS encoding thiolase family protein, giving the protein MRDVFVVEGLRTPFGSFGGSLSDVHPAVLAADVIKKLLEKTEVKPDDIDEVILGQVLTGGFGQAPARQAMRYAGLLDKVHAMTINKVCGSGLKALMLGAQSIMLGDSDLAIVGGMENMSMAPYALLQARYGYRMGNNEVVDLMIYDALLDPYTKRHMGELTEETIKKVGVTREEQDDYAERSYKLSQKAVESGIFDEEVVPVVKKTKKGDIVVDKDEEPFRVNFEKLRQLRPVFVKDGTITAGNASTINDGAACLLLASEDAVKKYNLKPIGRLVAYATNSIHPDEFSLAPVGAIEKVCEKAGLKLDDIDLFEINEAFAAVVLFAVKKLNLPLDKVNVNGGAVSIGHPVGASGGRLAVTLLKEMQRRNAKYGLATLCIGGGEAVSAIFERV; this is encoded by the coding sequence ATGAGAGACGTGTTTGTTGTTGAGGGATTGAGAACACCTTTTGGATCTTTTGGAGGGAGTTTATCTGATGTCCATCCTGCAGTTTTGGCTGCTGATGTTATTAAAAAACTTTTAGAGAAAACTGAAGTTAAGCCTGATGACATTGATGAGGTAATATTAGGCCAGGTTCTTACGGGTGGTTTTGGACAGGCACCTGCAAGACAGGCTATGAGATATGCTGGTTTGCTTGATAAAGTGCATGCTATGACTATCAATAAAGTGTGCGGTAGCGGTTTAAAAGCTTTGATGCTTGGGGCTCAATCAATAATGCTTGGTGATTCAGATTTAGCAATTGTTGGTGGCATGGAAAATATGTCTATGGCTCCTTACGCTTTGTTACAAGCAAGATATGGGTATAGGATGGGGAATAATGAAGTTGTAGATCTGATGATTTATGATGCTTTATTAGACCCTTATACAAAAAGACATATGGGTGAGCTTACTGAAGAAACGATTAAAAAGGTAGGTGTAACTAGAGAAGAGCAGGATGACTATGCAGAAAGGTCATATAAATTATCTCAAAAAGCTGTTGAATCTGGTATTTTTGATGAAGAGGTTGTTCCTGTAGTTAAAAAAACTAAAAAAGGGGACATAGTTGTAGATAAGGATGAAGAACCTTTTAGAGTAAATTTTGAGAAGCTTAGACAGTTAAGGCCTGTTTTTGTTAAAGATGGTACAATAACTGCAGGCAATGCTTCTACAATAAATGATGGTGCAGCGTGTCTGCTCCTTGCTAGTGAAGATGCTGTAAAAAAATATAATTTAAAGCCAATTGGAAGACTTGTTGCATATGCTACAAATAGTATTCATCCAGACGAGTTTTCTTTAGCACCAGTAGGTGCTATCGAAAAAGTATGTGAAAAGGCAGGGCTAAAATTGGACGATATAGACCTTTTTGAAATTAATGAAGCCTTTGCTGCTGTGGTACTGTTTGCTGTTAAAAAATTAAATTTACCACTTGATAAAGTTAATGTAAATGGTGGCGCTGTTTCTATTGGCCATCCAGTTGGCGCAAGTGGTGGGAGATTGGCTGTAACCCTTTTAAAGGAGATGCAAAGAAGAAATGCTAAATATGGCCTTGCTACACTTTGTATAGGTGGTGGTGAGGCAGTAAGCGCAATTTTTGAGAGGGTGTAA
- a CDS encoding MerR family transcriptional regulator, with the protein MKINGETHYQIGEVAEMLGTTTRTIRYYEEIGLLTPPKRLDGGIRIYTKDDIIKLKFILKLKELGITLKEMQELASIYRVHQTPEKIVPRLIEILDSHIEKIDDKIAKLASLRKDIVEYKAKVLDAMKKENGGNDEKA; encoded by the coding sequence ATGAAAATAAATGGTGAAACTCATTATCAAATAGGTGAAGTTGCTGAAATGTTGGGTACAACAACCAGAACAATTAGATATTATGAGGAAATAGGTTTACTCACTCCACCAAAACGATTGGACGGTGGAATAAGAATCTACACAAAAGATGATATAATCAAACTAAAGTTTATCTTAAAATTAAAAGAGCTGGGTATAACACTAAAAGAGATGCAAGAATTGGCTAGTATATATAGAGTCCATCAAACACCTGAGAAAATTGTACCAAGGCTAATAGAGATTTTGGACTCCCATATTGAGAAAATAGATGATAAGATAGCAAAGCTGGCATCACTTAGAAAAGATATCGTAGAGTACAAAGCAAAAGTTTTAGATGCAATGAAAAAAGAAAATGGAGGAAACGATGAAAAAGCTTAG
- a CDS encoding chalcone isomerase family protein gives MKKLSIILLLLVLIAPVGYSKVVKGVNIPDTYQYFGKNLVLNGTGFRKKFFIKVYIGALYLEQKTDDANAVISAPTKVVKMHFLYKKVKASQMKDAFKESFEKIDENLLKESAVQEFLNAVSFDVVKGDEVDLIIDNDMVTVLKNGDKIGDFKSKSLADALIKIYVGDEPADSGLKEGLLGKE, from the coding sequence ATGAAAAAGCTTAGTATCATATTACTATTACTTGTTTTAATAGCCCCTGTTGGTTATTCAAAAGTTGTAAAAGGGGTAAATATCCCAGACACATATCAATATTTTGGGAAAAATTTAGTTTTAAACGGAACTGGTTTTAGAAAAAAATTTTTCATCAAGGTTTACATCGGTGCTCTTTATCTAGAGCAAAAAACTGATGATGCTAACGCCGTAATCTCTGCACCAACAAAAGTTGTTAAAATGCACTTTTTATACAAAAAGGTTAAAGCTTCACAAATGAAGGATGCTTTCAAAGAAAGTTTTGAAAAAATAGATGAAAATTTATTAAAAGAAAGTGCTGTGCAAGAATTTCTAAATGCTGTTAGTTTCGATGTTGTTAAAGGTGACGAAGTAGATTTAATTATTGATAACGATATGGTTACAGTTCTAAAGAATGGTGATAAAATAGGGGATTTTAAATCTAAATCATTAGCAGACGCTTTAATAAAGATTTATGTGGGTGATGAACCTGCTGATAGTGGGTTAAAGGAAGGTTTATTGGGGAAAGAGTAG
- a CDS encoding acyl-CoA thioesterase gives MKVTVEVEVRYGDLDTYGHVNNVMFFRYFEVARTKAFKKDFLELMKDGVFILVVKAECEYKKPINFIDKVYVTMEVIDIGNTSFTISYTLHDNNGTIFAIGKTVMVTYDNKTNKPIKIPEKFLKIIKG, from the coding sequence ATGAAAGTAACAGTTGAAGTAGAAGTTAGATATGGAGACCTTGACACATATGGTCATGTAAATAATGTAATGTTTTTTAGATATTTTGAAGTAGCAAGGACAAAAGCTTTTAAAAAAGATTTCTTAGAATTAATGAAAGATGGTGTATTCATACTGGTTGTTAAAGCTGAATGTGAATATAAAAAACCTATAAATTTCATTGATAAGGTTTATGTTACAATGGAAGTTATAGATATCGGCAATACAAGTTTTACAATTTCATATACCTTACATGACAACAATGGTACAATCTTTGCTATAGGAAAAACTGTTATGGTAACATATGATAACAAAACAAACAAACCGATAAAAATTCCTGAAAAGTTTCTTAAAATTATAAAAGGTTAA
- a CDS encoding DUF554 domain-containing protein: MITGTIVNTFTVAVGSIIGVTIGKNIKSEIKDSIMKGLGLAVVVLGIKMAFTDHDFLMALFAIVLGTLIGEIIDIEKMIENFAEYIKSKVKSDSGSFVLGFVSASVLFCVGSMTIVGAIKDGLNNDPSVLYVKSLLDGVTSIILASTFGIGVFFSIIVIFIYQGALSLIAFKLTFLLNDEIYINGISVVGGIIILGIGLNMLGITKIKTANMLPSLFFIPIIDVLYKLWG, translated from the coding sequence ATGATAACCGGGACTATCGTTAACACTTTTACCGTAGCAGTAGGGAGTATTATTGGAGTAACGATTGGTAAAAATATAAAATCCGAAATAAAAGATTCTATTATGAAAGGGCTTGGTTTGGCTGTTGTTGTCTTGGGTATAAAAATGGCTTTTACTGATCATGATTTTTTGATGGCTTTATTTGCTATAGTCTTAGGGACTTTAATTGGTGAGATAATAGATATAGAAAAGATGATTGAGAATTTTGCTGAATATATAAAAAGTAAAGTGAAGTCTGATTCTGGTAGTTTTGTGTTGGGGTTTGTGTCTGCTTCTGTGCTTTTTTGTGTGGGTTCTATGACCATTGTTGGTGCTATTAAAGATGGATTGAATAATGATCCTTCTGTGTTATACGTCAAAAGTTTATTGGATGGTGTTACATCAATTATATTGGCTTCTACTTTTGGAATTGGTGTGTTTTTTTCTATTATAGTTATTTTTATTTATCAGGGAGCGTTATCATTAATAGCTTTTAAATTAACCTTTTTGTTAAACGATGAAATCTATATTAATGGTATATCAGTAGTTGGGGGTATTATAATTTTGGGAATTGGCCTTAATATGTTAGGAATTACTAAAATCAAAACAGCAAATATGCTACCTTCGCTTTTTTTTATTCCAATAATTGACGTGCTTTATAAACTATGGGGGTAA
- a CDS encoding phospholipase D-like domain-containing protein, whose translation MSYGELLKKKHLYKFLIGLIVLAFIFVNNIVAQPERFEGKVTFLADDKLLKPMIQDIENAKKNIYIAIYMFKTDDYKFNLSNLIEEALYDALDKGVKVYVVFDKGKKDDITTEFNMDTAEELKRRGAVVRFDSPKRRLHSKLMVIDKRIVYIGSHNYTHSALKYNNETSVRIESADVANEAIKYIKGIQ comes from the coding sequence ATGAGTTATGGGGAATTATTAAAGAAAAAGCATCTTTATAAGTTTTTAATTGGTTTGATTGTTTTAGCTTTTATTTTTGTAAATAATATTGTTGCACAACCTGAACGATTTGAGGGCAAAGTAACTTTTTTAGCTGATGATAAATTGTTAAAACCTATGATTCAAGATATTGAGAATGCTAAAAAAAATATTTACATAGCTATCTATATGTTTAAAACAGACGATTACAAATTTAATTTATCAAATTTAATTGAAGAGGCACTATATGATGCTTTGGATAAAGGAGTTAAGGTATATGTGGTTTTTGATAAAGGGAAAAAAGACGATATAACTACAGAATTTAATATGGATACTGCTGAAGAATTAAAGAGAAGGGGTGCTGTGGTTAGGTTTGATTCACCAAAAAGAAGATTACACTCAAAATTGATGGTGATTGATAAGAGGATAGTTTATATCGGTAGTCATAATTATACACATAGCGCACTTAAATATAATAATGAAACAAGTGTTAGAATTGAGTCAGCAGATGTTGCTAATGAAGCTATTAAATATATCAAGGGGATACAATGA